From Miscanthus floridulus cultivar M001 chromosome 15, ASM1932011v1, whole genome shotgun sequence, the proteins below share one genomic window:
- the LOC136506660 gene encoding uncharacterized protein isoform X2, with translation MENYVDVAYSVHKFQAAYDGMIPVITDKSQWSTVDKGFKLLPPIGKERGLGRQRKKRILGCLERSGKATRQVTCKGCGELGHRRTSWRCPLSVTKKGRGQGRQSQRKGQGDDMDTETAPPSPNPPAAPEPETAAQAPSPRTPRKRAALAPSPMTPRTRVAAKKEREAAEAATRMLDLEPPQPLEMIIAEAEHPPKSAPAKKLTPRKKLATKIKKSPAKGT, from the exons ATGGAGAACTATGTGGATGTGGCCTACTCAGTGCACAAGTTCCAAGCAGCCTATGATGGAATGATTCCTGTCATCACTGATAAGAGCCAGTGGTCAACAGTTGACAAGGGGTTCAAGCTTCTTCCACCAATTGGGAAGGAAAGAGGACTTGGGAGGCAAAGGAAAAAGAGGATTCTAGGATGCCTAGAGAGAAGTGGTAAAGCCACAAGGCAAGTTACTTGCAAGGGCTGTGGTGAATTAGGCCATAGGAGGACTAGTTGGAGGTGCCCACTAAGTGTCACCAAAAAAG GAAGAGGACAAGGAAGACAAAGTCAAAGAAAGGGCCAGGGTGATGACATGGACACTGAAACTGCACCACCTTCCCCAAATCCACCAGCGGCTCCTGAGCCTGAAACAGCTGCACAGGCACCTTCACCAAGGACCCCAAGAAAAAGGGCAGCCCTAGCACCATCACCAATGACACCTAGAACAAGGGTAGCAGCAAAGAAGGAAAGAGAGGCAGCAGAAGCAGCAACAAG GATGTTGGACTTGGAACCTCCCCAGCCCTTAGAAATGATCATTGCAGAGGCTGAGCACCCACCAAAATCTGCACCAGCTAAGAAGTTGACCCCAAGAAAGAAGCTGGCCACAAAGATAAAGAAATCACCTGCCAAGGGGACCTGA
- the LOC136506660 gene encoding protein IQ-DOMAIN 14-like isoform X1, giving the protein MENYVDVAYSVHKFQAAYDGMIPVITDKSQWSTVDKGFKLLPPIGKERGLGRQRKKRILGCLERSGKATRQVTCKGCGELGHRRTSWRCPLSVTKKVAGRGQGRQSQRKGQGDDMDTETAPPSPNPPAAPEPETAAQAPSPRTPRKRAALAPSPMTPRTRVAAKKEREAAEAATRMLDLEPPQPLEMIIAEAEHPPKSAPAKKLTPRKKLATKIKKSPAKGT; this is encoded by the exons ATGGAGAACTATGTGGATGTGGCCTACTCAGTGCACAAGTTCCAAGCAGCCTATGATGGAATGATTCCTGTCATCACTGATAAGAGCCAGTGGTCAACAGTTGACAAGGGGTTCAAGCTTCTTCCACCAATTGGGAAGGAAAGAGGACTTGGGAGGCAAAGGAAAAAGAGGATTCTAGGATGCCTAGAGAGAAGTGGTAAAGCCACAAGGCAAGTTACTTGCAAGGGCTGTGGTGAATTAGGCCATAGGAGGACTAGTTGGAGGTGCCCACTAAGTGTCACCAAAAAAG TTGCAGGAAGAGGACAAGGAAGACAAAGTCAAAGAAAGGGCCAGGGTGATGACATGGACACTGAAACTGCACCACCTTCCCCAAATCCACCAGCGGCTCCTGAGCCTGAAACAGCTGCACAGGCACCTTCACCAAGGACCCCAAGAAAAAGGGCAGCCCTAGCACCATCACCAATGACACCTAGAACAAGGGTAGCAGCAAAGAAGGAAAGAGAGGCAGCAGAAGCAGCAACAAG GATGTTGGACTTGGAACCTCCCCAGCCCTTAGAAATGATCATTGCAGAGGCTGAGCACCCACCAAAATCTGCACCAGCTAAGAAGTTGACCCCAAGAAAGAAGCTGGCCACAAAGATAAAGAAATCACCTGCCAAGGGGACCTGA